A single window of Castor canadensis chromosome 3, mCasCan1.hap1v2, whole genome shotgun sequence DNA harbors:
- the LOC109678053 gene encoding LOW QUALITY PROTEIN: guanine nucleotide-binding protein subunit beta-like protein 1 (The sequence of the model RefSeq protein was modified relative to this genomic sequence to represent the inferred CDS: substituted 1 base at 1 genomic stop codon), whose amino-acid sequence MADPLLPPPPDPQFVLRGMQSAVNAVHLSRRSQAQECPLLFSGSQSSLVQIWSLQTRKAVTMLDGHGGQSVTWLQFLPQGSQLLSQGRDQRLCLWDLTEGTNTVVDSVHLESVGFCRSSVLAYGQLHWTLAMPGKGTDEVQILEMPSKTSVCTLKPDADAKPGMPMCLGLWQANSSPRPLLLAGYEDGSVAPWYILEQKVCSRVTCHEEPIMALDFDSQKVRGISGSAGKALAVXSLDGQQSLQSVCSTHELTNPGIADVTIQPDQKILATADWDQRIRVFQWWTMKPLAVLAFATDGLLAAGSKDQHISVWSLYPRHSHSLLGRQKTGDGHFITA is encoded by the exons ATGGCAGATCCCCTTCTACCCCCACCACCAGACCCCCAGTTTGTCCTCCGAGGCATGCAGTCAGCAGTGAACGCAGTGCATTTGAGCAGACGATCCCAGGCTCAGGAGTGCCCACTCCTCTTCTCAGGGTCTCAGAGTAGCTTGGTACAGATCTGGAGCCTGCAGACTCGGAAAGCAGTCACCATGCTGGATGGCCATGGGGGTCAGAGTGTGACCTGGCTGCAGTTTCTGCCCCAGGGCTCCCAGCTCCTCAGTCAGGGCCGGGACCAGCGACTGTGTCTGTGGGACCTGACAGAGGGCACGAACACTGTTGTGGACTCCGTGCACCTAGAGAGTGTGGGCTTCTGCAGGAGCTCTGTCCTGGCTTATGGGCAACTGCACTGGACACTTGCTATGCCAGGGAAGGGCACTGATGAGGTTCAGATTCTGGAGATGCCATCCAAGACGTCAGTGTGCACCCTGAAGCCCGACGCAGACGCCAAGCCAGGCATGCCCATGTGCCTGGGGCTGTGGCAGGCCAACTCCAgtccccgccccctccttctagCTGGGTATGAGGATGGATCAGTGGCCCCGTGGTACATCTTGGAACAGAAGGTGTGCAGCCGTGTCACCTGCCACGAGGAACCCATCATGGCCCTTGACTTCGACTCCCAGAAGGTCAGGGGCATCTCGGGCTCTGCGGGGAAGGCACTGGCTGTCTGAAGCCTGGATGGGCAGCAGTCCCT ACAGTCAGTGTGCAGCACTCATGAACTCACCAATCCTGGGATTGCTGATGTCACAATCCAGCCAGACCAAAAGATCCTAGCCACTGCAGACTGGGACCAGCGCATCCGGGTATTTCAATGGTGGACAATGAAGCCTCTGGCTGTGCTGGCCTTTGCCACCGATGGCTTGTTGGCCGCAGGGTCCAAGGACCAGCACATCAGTGTGTGGTCTCTCTACCCACGCCACAGCCACTCCCTTCTTGGGAGACAGAAGACAGGAGATGGGCATTTCATTACAGCCTGA